A window of the Dehalococcoidia bacterium genome harbors these coding sequences:
- a CDS encoding TIGR03663 family protein, which yields MREETAYAPTVSFDLERTLSQRLRVTPEAAAWTVVLAVAMGLRLWDLGSRALHHDETLHAFFSYLLYRDGTYEHLPMMHGPLKFFLTALSYLLFGASDYTARLPTALAGSGLVLLPLALRHRLGSAGALVAGVLIALSPVLVYFSRFNRDDMLIAFLTLALVACMWRYLDAGSPVYLTLAALLLGLGFATMETTYIHLAIFLLFLELWLAQHFWGQVTERRRLGRLGSAVVLVFFVSLAWAVVALWPFARRLRERWGLTDWHRAADLMLVLGTLSAPQFAPGIQMPLAALGLGEDQMSRVVWERFLWFRGVLLEHVIATVTVTVLLVATSVVGLAWDRRRWMLAAAAFYVPYVLLYTTFFTNSDGFASGIWGSLDYWIAQHEFRRGDQPDYYYLVVLPAYEYLPLLAGGLALLYYCLRGGIASWLLTAIACFSLLAFFGAKGYDPSLGHDRLAFLVPIAGLAVYVGVRGDQFERFLCFWLAGALFAYSLMGEKMPWLTTHLALPLCLLAAYALGRLLERAWRGHVRGWLLWGAAAMTIGAGLAVYGPWGAETKGAIMAAAGAAGLLPLAAARSPAALALALLAPLLMFGVKTGITASFQHGDVPRELLVYTQTSPAVPDVAERIQRLAEESGVGRDLPLAVDTTYAWPWQWYLRDYRQLRFVTPGPGFQPPSGSVVVLAYESAAYMQPYLDAYEPPYRYPLRWWFPEVYRDIARPTLGEGIRDFLRSLGSPHTWENWGRYLRDRVPPAPVHRTEDVWARCPWCGSVDEVVFFPAGVPSRPR from the coding sequence ATGAGGGAGGAGACGGCCTACGCCCCCACCGTGTCCTTCGACCTGGAGCGGACGCTGTCACAGCGGCTGCGCGTGACGCCCGAGGCGGCGGCCTGGACTGTTGTGCTGGCGGTGGCCATGGGCCTGCGGCTGTGGGACCTGGGCTCCCGCGCCCTTCACCACGACGAGACCCTCCACGCCTTCTTCTCCTACCTGCTCTACCGCGATGGCACCTACGAGCACCTGCCGATGATGCACGGGCCGTTGAAGTTTTTCCTGACCGCCCTTTCCTACCTGCTGTTCGGTGCCAGCGACTACACCGCCCGGCTGCCCACGGCCCTGGCTGGCTCGGGGCTGGTGCTGCTCCCCCTGGCGCTCCGCCACCGTCTGGGGTCGGCGGGGGCGCTGGTGGCCGGAGTCCTCATCGCCCTTTCGCCGGTGCTGGTCTACTTCAGTCGCTTCAACCGTGACGATATGCTCATCGCCTTTCTGACCCTGGCGCTGGTGGCCTGCATGTGGCGTTATCTGGACGCCGGCAGCCCCGTCTACCTGACGCTGGCGGCGCTGCTGCTGGGGCTGGGCTTCGCCACCATGGAGACCACCTACATCCACCTCGCCATCTTCCTGCTGTTCCTGGAGCTGTGGCTGGCCCAACACTTCTGGGGCCAGGTGACAGAGCGCCGCCGGCTCGGTCGCCTCGGCTCGGCTGTGGTGCTCGTCTTCTTCGTCTCCCTTGCCTGGGCGGTAGTGGCCCTGTGGCCCTTCGCCCGCCGGTTGCGGGAACGGTGGGGACTCACAGACTGGCACCGTGCTGCCGACCTGATGCTGGTGCTGGGCACGCTGTCGGCCCCCCAGTTCGCCCCGGGCATCCAGATGCCGCTGGCAGCCCTGGGCCTGGGCGAGGACCAGATGTCCAGGGTGGTCTGGGAGCGGTTCCTGTGGTTTCGCGGAGTGTTGCTGGAGCACGTCATCGCGACGGTCACGGTGACGGTCCTGCTGGTCGCCACGTCAGTGGTGGGACTGGCGTGGGACCGGCGGCGCTGGATGCTGGCGGCTGCCGCCTTCTACGTGCCCTACGTCCTGCTGTACACGACCTTCTTCACCAACAGCGATGGCTTCGCCTCGGGCATCTGGGGCTCGCTGGACTATTGGATAGCCCAGCACGAATTCCGACGTGGCGACCAGCCCGACTACTACTACCTGGTGGTGCTGCCGGCCTATGAATACCTGCCCTTGCTGGCAGGGGGTCTGGCCCTGCTCTATTACTGTCTGCGGGGTGGCATCGCGTCCTGGCTGCTGACGGCCATCGCCTGCTTCTCCCTGCTGGCCTTCTTCGGAGCCAAAGGTTACGATCCCTCCCTGGGGCACGACCGCCTGGCCTTTCTGGTACCCATAGCTGGTCTGGCGGTGTATGTCGGCGTGCGCGGCGATCAGTTCGAACGCTTCCTCTGCTTCTGGCTGGCGGGCGCCCTCTTCGCTTATTCGCTGATGGGTGAGAAGATGCCCTGGCTCACCACGCACCTGGCCCTGCCCCTCTGCCTGCTGGCCGCCTATGCGCTGGGCCGCCTGCTGGAACGTGCCTGGCGGGGCCACGTTCGTGGGTGGCTGCTGTGGGGAGCTGCGGCCATGACCATCGGGGCGGGCCTTGCCGTCTACGGCCCCTGGGGTGCCGAGACGAAGGGGGCCATCATGGCTGCTGCCGGGGCTGCCGGCCTGCTGCCACTGGCGGCAGCGCGTTCCCCCGCCGCCCTCGCGCTGGCGCTGCTGGCGCCCCTGCTCATGTTCGGCGTGAAGACGGGCATCACTGCCTCCTTCCAGCACGGCGACGTGCCGCGGGAGCTGCTGGTCTACACCCAGACATCGCCGGCGGTGCCGGACGTGGCGGAGCGCATCCAGCGGCTCGCCGAGGAGTCGGGCGTGGGGCGCGACCTGCCTCTGGCGGTCGACACCACCTATGCCTGGCCATGGCAGTGGTACCTGCGCGACTACCGGCAGCTGCGCTTCGTCACCCCGGGTCCTGGCTTCCAGCCACCATCGGGGTCGGTGGTGGTGCTGGCCTACGAGAGCGCGGCCTATATGCAGCCCTACCTGGACGCCTACGAGCCTCCTTACCGTTATCCGCTACGCTGGTGGTTCCCGGAAGTCTACCGGGACATCGCTCGTCCCACGTTGGGCGAGGGTATCCGGGACTTCTTGCGCAGCCTTGGCAGCCCGCACACCTGGGAGAACTGGGGACGCTACCTGCGCGACCGGGTGCCGCCGGCCCCCGTCCATCGCACGGAGGACGTGTGGGCGCGCTGTCCCTGGTGCGGCTCAGTGGACGAGGTCGTCTTCTTTCCGGCTGGCGTCCCGTCCCGGCCTAGATGA
- the smc gene encoding chromosome segregation protein SMC: MFLRRLEISGFKSFASRTIFELGPGITAVVGPNGSGKSNIVEALRWVLGESSSRVLRARKLEEVIFVGSRSRPPAEKAEVTIVLDGLDGRDGRGQLSISRRAYRWGESDYLVNGRRARHRDVQELLVHLTGSTGASYAFIGQGLVESFLQMRPEDRRQLIEEASDVQRYRLRLEEACSRLARAREGMDKVRLLLGEIGPRLAQLERQARRAQEQRRLSTELAQALAVWYADAWHRSRSALEEATARLSRARQEEATLCDESSRCARELSQAAEEVKALRARAQAAAEERARRREAVQRLEQEAALTQQRLAMLGARRRDLEEELRSLREEMASLPPTDDEEGRHESLREFMASLEQELAKAREGLRRAEEEWRELSEAARSSRQRAEALRASAQEAERRAQRLRSATGDGNRHLQSLQEQRRALVRRMAQVVHALRELGRQEEAILRQGQELSQEMERLEREARQISAQIQQVESNQALRRAQLEEMRSRLQFVQDLERQLRPPLPEEEGGAVPGLETVLYRVLKVPKGLERAIEAALGEWLRALVVARSDEAIAAARRIADSSGERTYLVPMDGLRPVHSLSLTRERGVVGVAAQLVKCDPRYRRLVDALLGRVIIVEDVETAQRMARRELGTVVTLDGLVFHPWGAIGAGQGQHTRQFTLRLEWDSEDVVKEVQRLNALLDVGERELARLRSSLQERSEALAALRRQGASLEGERRRLQDAAAQQRARLAQLKGEMRGIMASLARLREQEAASLQEAQSLMERAAALQGEAQEAEAIAARLQPSLEAAAQRRREAGEAVGDLSARLASLQGQMRALEEEARRRWQARLRLEERIRAKEGQLAKLQQEEREVSTALADCQQRLEQARRQLQALPDEGPSEDAIARAEAREHEARQRLLQVQERLIAAERDLAQAEADLRHWRSEVESLAQKARADGYDPEALPPPPPEGVPEGLEAHIERLRAQLRRLGSVNSEAEGEYRQLRERHDGLVAQLADLEAAEAAVGRAMEEMDRFLERRFQETFDAVARGFSRYFASFFPGGEARLRLTDGPEPGVEMTARPPGKRVRTLNQLSGGERALTALAFLFALLETNPFPFCVLDEADAMLDEANVGRFADGLRELSRHIQFIVVTHNRKTIEAADAVYGISMGPDGASRVISLRLSDVAVG; the protein is encoded by the coding sequence ATGTTCCTGCGCCGCCTCGAGATCTCCGGCTTCAAGAGCTTCGCTTCCCGGACCATCTTCGAGTTAGGCCCCGGCATCACCGCTGTCGTCGGCCCCAACGGTTCGGGCAAGTCCAACATCGTCGAGGCCCTGCGCTGGGTGCTGGGCGAGTCCTCCAGCCGCGTCCTGCGCGCCCGCAAGCTGGAAGAGGTCATCTTCGTCGGCTCCCGTTCCCGTCCCCCGGCAGAAAAGGCGGAGGTGACCATCGTCCTGGACGGGCTGGACGGCCGCGACGGACGGGGACAGCTGTCCATCTCGCGCCGCGCCTACCGCTGGGGCGAGAGCGACTATCTGGTGAACGGTCGTCGTGCCCGCCACCGCGATGTGCAGGAGCTGCTGGTGCACCTGACAGGGTCCACCGGCGCCTCCTATGCCTTCATCGGCCAGGGGCTGGTGGAAAGCTTCCTCCAGATGCGGCCCGAAGACCGACGCCAGCTCATCGAGGAGGCCTCGGACGTCCAGCGCTACCGCCTGCGGCTGGAGGAGGCCTGTTCCCGGCTGGCGCGAGCGCGAGAGGGCATGGACAAGGTGCGCCTGCTGCTGGGGGAAATCGGGCCGCGACTGGCTCAGCTGGAGCGTCAGGCCCGACGCGCTCAGGAGCAGCGCCGGCTCTCGACCGAGCTGGCACAGGCCCTCGCTGTCTGGTATGCCGATGCCTGGCACCGGTCCCGGTCGGCCCTGGAGGAGGCGACGGCACGCCTCTCCCGGGCGCGGCAGGAGGAGGCGACCCTGTGCGACGAGTCCTCGCGATGTGCTCGGGAGCTGTCGCAGGCCGCCGAGGAGGTCAAGGCGCTGCGCGCTCGCGCCCAGGCGGCAGCCGAGGAGCGCGCTCGTCGTCGCGAGGCCGTCCAGCGCCTGGAGCAGGAGGCGGCCCTGACCCAGCAGCGACTGGCCATGCTCGGCGCCCGCCGTCGCGACCTGGAGGAGGAGCTCAGGTCGCTGCGGGAGGAGATGGCGTCCTTGCCGCCCACCGATGACGAAGAGGGGCGCCACGAGTCGCTACGGGAATTCATGGCCTCTCTGGAGCAGGAGCTGGCCAAGGCCCGGGAGGGGCTCCGTCGGGCCGAAGAGGAGTGGCGGGAGCTGTCCGAAGCGGCGAGATCCTCACGCCAGCGGGCCGAGGCCCTCAGGGCCTCGGCCCAGGAGGCAGAGAGGCGTGCCCAGCGCCTCCGGTCCGCTACCGGCGATGGCAACCGCCACCTGCAGTCGCTGCAGGAGCAGCGGCGCGCCCTGGTCAGACGCATGGCGCAGGTAGTGCACGCCCTGCGAGAGCTGGGTCGCCAGGAGGAGGCCATTCTGCGCCAGGGCCAGGAGCTGTCCCAGGAGATGGAGCGCCTGGAGCGCGAGGCGCGGCAGATATCGGCCCAGATCCAGCAAGTGGAGTCCAACCAGGCCCTGCGCCGCGCTCAACTGGAGGAGATGCGCTCTCGCCTCCAGTTCGTCCAGGACCTGGAGCGACAGCTCCGTCCGCCCCTGCCGGAGGAGGAGGGAGGGGCTGTCCCCGGGCTCGAGACGGTCCTCTACCGCGTCCTCAAGGTCCCCAAGGGCCTCGAGAGGGCCATCGAGGCGGCCCTGGGCGAGTGGCTGCGGGCGCTGGTGGTGGCCCGTAGCGACGAGGCCATCGCTGCCGCTCGACGCATAGCCGATTCCAGCGGCGAGCGCACCTATCTGGTCCCGATGGACGGCCTCCGCCCCGTCCATTCCCTCAGCCTGACGCGAGAGCGGGGGGTGGTGGGCGTGGCCGCCCAGCTGGTGAAGTGCGATCCCCGCTATCGGCGGCTGGTGGACGCCCTGCTAGGGCGGGTCATCATCGTGGAGGACGTGGAGACGGCCCAGCGCATGGCCCGTCGGGAGCTGGGCACCGTCGTCACCCTGGACGGCCTGGTCTTCCATCCCTGGGGGGCCATCGGCGCCGGTCAGGGGCAGCACACCCGTCAGTTCACCCTGCGCCTGGAGTGGGACAGCGAGGACGTCGTGAAGGAGGTGCAGCGGCTCAACGCCCTGCTGGACGTGGGCGAGAGGGAGCTGGCCCGCCTCCGCTCGAGCCTCCAGGAACGCTCCGAGGCCCTCGCTGCCCTGCGCAGACAGGGGGCATCGCTGGAGGGGGAGCGTCGCCGCCTGCAGGATGCCGCTGCCCAGCAGAGGGCCAGGCTGGCCCAGCTCAAGGGCGAGATGCGGGGCATCATGGCTTCCCTGGCGCGTCTGCGGGAGCAAGAGGCTGCCTCGTTGCAGGAGGCCCAGTCCCTCATGGAGCGGGCTGCTGCCCTGCAAGGGGAGGCCCAGGAGGCAGAGGCCATCGCTGCCCGCCTGCAGCCGTCCCTGGAGGCGGCCGCTCAGCGTCGGCGGGAGGCCGGCGAGGCCGTGGGAGACCTCAGCGCCCGCCTCGCCTCCCTGCAGGGGCAGATGCGGGCGCTGGAGGAAGAGGCCAGGCGCCGCTGGCAGGCCCGGTTGCGCCTGGAGGAGCGCATCAGGGCCAAGGAGGGCCAGTTGGCCAAGCTGCAGCAGGAGGAGCGGGAAGTATCGACTGCCCTGGCCGACTGCCAGCAGCGCCTGGAGCAGGCCCGCCGCCAGCTTCAGGCGCTGCCCGACGAAGGGCCGTCGGAGGACGCTATCGCTCGGGCGGAGGCCCGCGAGCACGAGGCCCGGCAGCGTCTGCTGCAGGTGCAGGAAAGGCTCATAGCTGCCGAGCGCGACCTGGCCCAGGCCGAGGCCGACCTGCGCCACTGGCGCTCGGAGGTGGAATCGCTGGCCCAGAAGGCCCGCGCCGACGGCTACGACCCTGAAGCCTTGCCTCCGCCTCCCCCGGAAGGGGTGCCGGAGGGCCTGGAGGCCCACATCGAACGGCTGCGGGCCCAGCTCCGTCGCCTCGGATCCGTCAACAGCGAGGCCGAGGGCGAATACCGCCAGCTCAGGGAGCGACACGACGGTCTGGTGGCCCAGCTGGCTGACCTGGAGGCGGCGGAAGCGGCCGTGGGCCGCGCCATGGAGGAGATGGACCGCTTCCTGGAGCGACGCTTTCAGGAGACCTTCGACGCGGTGGCTCGGGGCTTCTCCCGCTACTTCGCCTCCTTCTTTCCCGGGGGCGAGGCACGCCTGCGCCTGACCGACGGCCCCGAGCCGGGGGTGGAGATGACGGCAAGGCCCCCGGGCAAGCGCGTGCGCACCCTCAACCAGCTCTCCGGAGGTGAGAGGGCGCTGACAGCCCTGGCCTTCCTCTTCGCCCTGCTGGAGACCAATCCCTTCCCCTTCTGCGTCCTGGACGAGGCCGATGCCATGCTGGACGAGGCCAATGTAGGCCGCTTCGCCGACGGCCTGCGCGAGCTGTCCCGTCACATCCAGTTCATCGTCGTCACCCACAATCGCAAGACCATCGAGGCCGCCGACGCCGTTTACGGCATCTCCATGGGCCCCGACGGGGCCTCGAGGGTCATCTCCCTGCGTCTGAGCGACGTAGCGGTGGGCTAG
- the ftsY gene encoding signal recognition particle-docking protein FtsY has protein sequence MRLFGRRAPQTGRALEQTRRTWFSRLGGIFQRGLDESVWEELEETLLAADVGVATTEAVLRRLRERVRAQGISDPELALEALKEELIAVLDVGGPRGQLWGREGPWPRPAVILVVGVNGSGKTTSIGKLAHAFRAQGLKVLLGAADTFRAAAIDQLRQWAERAGAEVVAHQQGADPGAVAFDAVAAAEARGVDVVIIDTAGRLHTKSNLMEELRKVRRVVQRRIPSAPHEVLLVLDATTGQNALQQARYFSEAVGVTGVVLAKLDGSAKGGVVFPIAHELGLPVLFVGTGEGPDDLAPFDPREFVEALLAT, from the coding sequence TTGAGGCTCTTCGGTCGTCGCGCACCCCAGACCGGTCGGGCGCTGGAGCAGACCCGCCGCACCTGGTTCTCGCGTCTGGGAGGCATCTTCCAGCGAGGGCTGGACGAGTCGGTCTGGGAAGAGTTGGAGGAGACGCTCCTGGCCGCCGACGTGGGGGTCGCCACCACCGAGGCTGTCCTGCGGCGCCTGCGGGAGCGGGTGAGGGCGCAGGGCATCTCCGACCCCGAGCTGGCCCTCGAGGCCCTCAAGGAAGAGCTGATAGCGGTCCTGGACGTGGGCGGTCCCAGGGGGCAGCTCTGGGGCCGCGAAGGCCCCTGGCCGAGGCCGGCGGTGATCCTGGTGGTGGGGGTCAACGGCTCGGGCAAGACCACCTCCATCGGCAAGCTGGCCCACGCCTTCCGTGCCCAGGGGCTGAAGGTGCTACTGGGTGCGGCCGACACCTTCCGCGCTGCGGCCATCGACCAGCTCCGTCAGTGGGCCGAGAGGGCGGGGGCCGAGGTGGTGGCCCACCAACAGGGGGCCGACCCGGGGGCCGTGGCCTTCGATGCCGTCGCCGCCGCCGAGGCCCGCGGCGTCGACGTGGTCATCATAGACACGGCCGGTCGCCTTCATACCAAGAGCAATCTGATGGAGGAGCTGCGCAAGGTCCGCCGAGTCGTCCAGCGGCGCATCCCCTCGGCGCCCCACGAGGTGCTGCTGGTGCTGGATGCCACCACTGGCCAGAATGCCCTGCAGCAGGCCCGCTACTTCAGCGAGGCAGTGGGCGTGACCGGCGTGGTGCTGGCCAAGCTGGACGGCAGTGCGAAAGGGGGGGTGGTGTTCCCCATAGCTCACGAGCTGGGGCTGCCGGTGCTGTTCGTGGGCACCGGCGAAGGCCCCGATGACCTGGCCCCCTTCGACCCGCGGGAGTTCGTGGAAGCCCTGCTGGCGACGTGA
- a CDS encoding glycosyltransferase family 39 protein gives MRPPHPLPRRPERPEARAQLPSTPPITVAPALQLELGTLLLAGLVAGGAALRLAALGATGLTVREAGQAFAAWVVAQGAHPPQWAGDATSVLTSFLFRLGADGDAWARLVSALAGAALVPTVYLVARGGGRAVALLATLLAAFSPLAVAASRTVLPGSLGGLLAALLAAALLAHWQRPRPLTLWAAALLAALCLGSDAVGLTGLLGCALFLAVAAWAEDPRWPPVRASLRRWPVAMALGLAMGLVVSVLHWGDGPSSALAGPRLWSDLFALPGDRAPLLTVLSLLAYDWPLTFLGLGGAALLLRRAWAARSVDSLAPWELLSLCWLAPGLLVALASGHAHEGALLAVALPLALLGAAALAWGLSALPWSEVGRSWPAAVLVVACLGSLGLLWTLWARPFGQVSAAEAWGAWLAAVSLMWGLWLSWRWWGMATAAAAALALAPLALGFWPHTIWAVGFHQGAEPLLGARFTVGREQIERLLPQLPAPAAPLAVSLGVAEVLGWHLRHLPLVAGDPPQRSAVYLTEAASAAPRGFSPSGSPLTVARDWRWHRDDGRRFWRWLILREPYGSVLEFRVQTMVRTE, from the coding sequence GTGAGACCCCCGCACCCCCTGCCCCGGCGGCCTGAGCGCCCCGAGGCCAGGGCCCAGCTCCCATCGACCCCGCCCATCACCGTGGCCCCTGCCCTGCAACTGGAGCTGGGCACCCTCCTGCTCGCTGGCCTGGTGGCTGGGGGGGCTGCTCTACGACTGGCCGCTTTGGGGGCCACCGGCCTGACGGTGCGGGAGGCAGGACAGGCATTCGCTGCCTGGGTGGTGGCCCAGGGTGCCCACCCACCCCAGTGGGCCGGGGACGCTACCTCCGTCCTCACCTCCTTTTTGTTCCGGCTCGGCGCCGACGGGGACGCCTGGGCGAGGCTGGTGTCGGCACTGGCCGGGGCGGCGCTGGTGCCAACCGTCTACCTGGTGGCCCGAGGTGGCGGGCGCGCGGTGGCCCTGCTGGCCACACTCCTGGCAGCGTTCTCGCCTCTGGCGGTAGCCGCCTCTCGCACTGTCCTGCCCGGCTCTCTGGGCGGCCTGCTGGCGGCCTTGCTGGCAGCGGCCCTGCTGGCGCACTGGCAGCGGCCGCGACCTCTGACCCTGTGGGCCGCGGCCCTTCTGGCTGCCCTCTGCCTCGGTAGCGACGCCGTAGGCCTGACGGGGCTGCTGGGCTGTGCCCTCTTCCTGGCGGTGGCTGCCTGGGCCGAGGACCCGCGCTGGCCCCCTGTGAGGGCATCCCTGAGGCGCTGGCCGGTGGCGATGGCCCTCGGCCTCGCCATGGGCCTGGTCGTGAGCGTCCTTCACTGGGGCGACGGCCCCTCCAGCGCCCTGGCCGGCCCGCGCCTGTGGTCTGACCTCTTCGCCCTCCCCGGCGACCGTGCGCCCCTGCTGACGGTGCTGTCCCTGCTCGCTTACGACTGGCCCCTGACCTTTCTGGGCCTGGGTGGCGCGGCCCTGCTACTGCGACGCGCCTGGGCGGCGAGAAGCGTGGACAGCCTCGCCCCCTGGGAGCTCCTGTCCCTGTGCTGGCTGGCCCCTGGGCTGCTGGTGGCCCTGGCCAGCGGCCATGCCCACGAGGGTGCCCTGCTGGCGGTGGCGCTCCCCCTGGCGCTCCTGGGGGCGGCGGCCCTGGCCTGGGGGCTCAGCGCCCTCCCCTGGAGCGAGGTGGGGCGGTCGTGGCCGGCGGCCGTGCTGGTGGTGGCCTGCCTGGGATCCCTGGGCCTGCTGTGGACGCTGTGGGCGAGGCCCTTCGGCCAGGTATCGGCGGCGGAAGCGTGGGGTGCTTGGCTGGCGGCGGTGTCCCTCATGTGGGGGCTGTGGCTCTCGTGGCGGTGGTGGGGCATGGCCACGGCAGCGGCGGCGGCCCTGGCCCTGGCGCCGCTGGCCCTGGGCTTCTGGCCCCACACCATCTGGGCGGTGGGCTTCCACCAGGGGGCCGAGCCGTTGCTGGGGGCTCGCTTTACGGTGGGACGGGAGCAGATAGAGAGGCTCCTGCCCCAGCTGCCAGCGCCGGCGGCGCCTCTTGCCGTGTCGCTGGGCGTGGCTGAGGTGCTCGGCTGGCATCTCAGGCATCTGCCCCTGGTGGCGGGAGATCCGCCCCAGCGCTCCGCCGTATACCTGACCGAGGCGGCTTCGGCGGCCCCTCGCGGCTTCTCGCCCAGCGGTAGCCCCCTGACGGTGGCCCGGGACTGGCGCTGGCACCGGGACGACGGACGCCGCTTCTGGCGCTGGCTCATACTGCGAGAGCCGTACGGCAGCGTTCTGGAGTTCAGGGTGCAGACCATGGTGAGGACGGAATGA
- a CDS encoding CCA tRNA nucleotidyltransferase: protein MTQKLWERLSPQQERALRALLSLAPEAPIYLVGGAVRDLLLGLPSIDLDLVVEGDAPALAISLAEALSARAVVHRRFGTATVRGRDFHVDLATARAESYPRPGALPSVRPASIAEDLARRDFTINAMALGLAGPHRERLLDPHGGQADLEAGLLRVLHEASFRDDATRILRAARYAARLSFRIEELTLAWLRRDLHYLDTISGPRLRHELLRCLQEERPEEALLVLAELGVLARLHPSLSFDAAAAGALARARREAGREASPLLGLAMLGARLQENEALAVASRLALTRAERQVLLAMARLRALAPELASPERAPSHICALLDGYPPAALWAYAFTVDNPLTRQRVLDYLRQWRHRRPHLTGRDLANLGVPPGPAMGRVLAHLRDACRDGRVRTRQEEVELVRSLLAGGLGS, encoded by the coding sequence TTGACGCAAAAATTATGGGAGCGCCTCTCCCCACAGCAGGAGCGGGCGCTGAGAGCCCTCCTCTCCCTCGCGCCTGAGGCGCCCATCTACCTGGTAGGAGGCGCCGTCCGCGACCTCCTCCTGGGCCTGCCCAGCATCGATCTGGACCTGGTGGTGGAAGGGGACGCTCCTGCCCTGGCTATATCCCTGGCCGAGGCCCTGAGCGCGCGGGCGGTGGTCCACCGCCGCTTCGGCACCGCCACGGTCCGCGGCCGCGACTTCCATGTGGACCTGGCCACGGCGCGCGCCGAGAGCTACCCGCGTCCGGGTGCCCTGCCCTCGGTGCGCCCTGCTTCCATCGCCGAGGACCTGGCCCGCCGCGATTTCACCATCAACGCCATGGCCCTCGGCCTGGCCGGACCCCACCGCGAACGCCTCCTGGACCCCCACGGGGGCCAGGCGGATCTTGAGGCGGGGCTGTTGCGCGTGCTGCACGAGGCCAGCTTCCGCGACGACGCCACCCGCATACTGCGGGCGGCCCGCTACGCAGCCCGCCTCTCCTTCCGCATCGAGGAGCTGACACTCGCCTGGCTGCGTCGCGACCTGCACTACCTGGACACCATCAGCGGCCCCCGCCTCCGCCACGAGCTGCTGCGCTGCCTGCAGGAGGAGCGCCCCGAGGAGGCGCTGCTGGTGCTGGCAGAGCTGGGAGTCCTGGCCCGACTGCACCCCTCCCTTTCCTTCGATGCCGCCGCTGCCGGCGCCCTGGCCCGCGCGCGCCGCGAGGCAGGGAGGGAGGCCTCGCCCCTGCTGGGCCTGGCCATGCTGGGCGCTCGCCTGCAGGAGAACGAGGCGCTGGCCGTAGCCTCCCGTCTGGCCCTGACGCGGGCCGAGCGTCAGGTGCTGCTGGCCATGGCCCGACTACGCGCTCTGGCCCCGGAGCTGGCGTCTCCGGAGAGGGCGCCCAGCCATATCTGTGCCCTGCTGGACGGCTACCCGCCTGCGGCCCTCTGGGCCTACGCCTTCACGGTGGACAACCCCCTGACACGGCAACGGGTCCTGGACTACCTCCGCCAGTGGCGGCATCGCCGCCCCCACCTGACAGGCCGCGACCTGGCCAACCTGGGAGTCCCCCCCGGGCCGGCCATGGGCCGCGTCCTGGCCCACCTGCGCGACGCCTGCCGCGACGGCCGCGTCCGCACTCGTCAGGAGGAGGTGGAACTGGTGCGGTCGCTGCTGGCAGGGGGGCTGGGCTCCTAG
- the rnc gene encoding ribonuclease III, whose amino-acid sequence MKRDWQELARVLGLGMKDPSLLQQALVHRSYLNEVRDRGLHDNERLEFLGDAVLNLAVAEHLYHLFPESTEGELSQMRAHVVRWDTLAAVAERIGLGRYLLLGKGEDLSGGRKRPSNLAGALEAVIGAVYLDGGLEAARQLVLRLLEPELERLATGQPVVDSKSELQRVVQARWHQIPRYRVVEAEGPDHAKTFTVEVVLGEQVLGRGQGRSKKQAELEAARQALQTLSRAS is encoded by the coding sequence ATGAAGAGGGACTGGCAGGAGCTGGCCAGGGTGCTGGGGCTGGGGATGAAGGACCCCTCCCTGCTCCAGCAGGCTCTGGTGCACCGCTCCTACCTGAACGAGGTCCGAGACAGGGGCCTGCACGATAACGAGCGCCTGGAGTTCCTGGGCGATGCCGTGCTCAATCTGGCGGTGGCCGAGCATCTCTATCACCTCTTCCCCGAAAGCACTGAGGGCGAGCTGAGCCAGATGAGGGCCCACGTGGTGCGCTGGGACACCCTGGCGGCGGTGGCCGAGCGCATCGGACTGGGGCGGTACCTGCTCCTGGGCAAGGGCGAGGACCTTTCCGGAGGCCGGAAGCGGCCCTCCAACCTGGCAGGTGCCCTGGAGGCGGTCATCGGCGCCGTCTACCTGGATGGCGGTCTGGAGGCGGCGCGGCAACTGGTCTTGAGGCTGCTGGAGCCGGAGCTGGAGCGGTTGGCGACGGGCCAGCCGGTGGTGGACAGCAAGTCGGAGTTGCAGCGGGTGGTCCAGGCCCGCTGGCACCAGATTCCCCGATACCGGGTGGTGGAGGCCGAGGGGCCTGACCACGCCAAGACCTTTACCGTCGAGGTAGTCTTGGGCGAGCAGGTCCTGGGGCGGGGACAGGGTCGGAGTAAGAAACAGGCGGAGCTGGAGGCGGCTCGCCAGGCCCTGCAGACCCTCTCCAGGGCCAGCTAG